One genomic region from Conexibacter woesei DSM 14684 encodes:
- a CDS encoding SDR family NAD(P)-dependent oxidoreductase has protein sequence MSIVTGAASGIGRATALALAEAGDAVLAADLDGGGAERTAVAIVARGGVARACATDVAAAADCEAAVGAAAALGPLRALVNVAGIAVAPDAVETVSDADLDRLLAVNVGSIFRLGRHAIPLLRAAGGGVIVNTGSVHAYASMTDNAAYAASKGAIGALTRQMALDLAPDAIRAVCVAPGAVDTPLSRRELDRRGLSAAEAGFGDGGAGEEGRGTTIARVAAAEEVASVIAWLTTDAAAVVNGTTVVADAGLLARLV, from the coding sequence GTGAGCATCGTGACGGGCGCGGCGTCCGGCATCGGCCGCGCGACCGCGCTCGCGCTCGCGGAAGCGGGCGACGCGGTGCTCGCCGCGGACCTCGACGGCGGCGGGGCGGAGCGCACCGCTGTCGCGATCGTCGCTCGCGGCGGCGTCGCGCGCGCGTGCGCCACCGACGTCGCCGCGGCTGCCGACTGCGAGGCGGCGGTCGGCGCGGCGGCGGCGCTCGGGCCGCTGCGCGCGCTCGTCAACGTCGCCGGGATCGCGGTCGCGCCGGATGCGGTCGAGACCGTCTCCGACGCCGATCTCGACCGGCTGCTGGCGGTCAACGTCGGCTCGATCTTCCGCCTCGGCCGCCACGCGATCCCGCTGCTGCGCGCGGCCGGCGGCGGCGTGATCGTCAACACGGGCTCGGTCCACGCGTACGCGTCGATGACCGACAACGCCGCCTACGCCGCCTCGAAAGGGGCGATCGGCGCGCTGACGCGGCAGATGGCGCTCGACCTCGCGCCCGACGCGATCCGCGCGGTCTGCGTGGCGCCCGGCGCGGTCGACACCCCGCTCAGCCGGCGCGAGCTGGACCGCCGCGGCCTGTCGGCGGCCGAGGCCGGCTTCGGCGACGGCGGCGCGGGGGAGGAGGGTCGCGGCACCACGATCGCCCGCGTTGCCGCCGCGGAGGAGGTGGCGAGCGTGATCGCCTGGCTCACCACCGACGCGGCCGCCGTCGTCAACGGCACGACCGTCGTCGCCGACGCCGGCCTGCTCGCGCGGCTGGTCTGA
- a CDS encoding aldose epimerase family protein has protein sequence MTDLSPAQSLPSCELTTAEATATVLPQQGCTILTFVDRASSADALWHRRAHEPAPCTRDLGAAAASAESFLDRWAGGWFTMFPLVGYPDPGDDPSQLVHGELVRLPWTVVEASAERVVARVRTVRSPFAVTRTTSLRGATLTVEQVVENVGDEPAEYLSGEHPCFARETFAGGRIELELEEAGAVVPAPPFAPEEALLATPQAVAWPHARRADGGTLDVGHVPEHADGRHDHVCLRPAGETVTLTAPRHGRALRLRRDAAAHPHLLLWQNFRASPGYPFWNDVDTFAIEPSSNPGRAAAEARAAGAFRRLAPGARVTEVTSLAWGDA, from the coding sequence GTGACCGATCTCTCCCCCGCCCAGTCGCTGCCGTCCTGCGAGCTGACCACCGCCGAGGCGACCGCGACCGTGCTGCCACAGCAGGGCTGCACGATCCTCACGTTCGTCGACCGCGCCAGCAGCGCCGACGCGCTGTGGCACCGCCGCGCGCACGAGCCGGCGCCGTGCACGCGCGACCTCGGCGCCGCCGCGGCGTCAGCGGAGAGCTTCCTCGACCGCTGGGCCGGCGGCTGGTTCACGATGTTCCCACTCGTCGGCTACCCAGACCCGGGCGACGACCCGTCGCAGCTGGTCCACGGCGAGCTGGTGCGGCTGCCGTGGACGGTCGTCGAGGCGAGCGCGGAGCGCGTCGTCGCGCGCGTCCGGACCGTCCGCAGCCCGTTCGCCGTCACGCGCACGACGTCGCTGCGGGGCGCGACGCTGACGGTCGAGCAGGTCGTCGAGAACGTCGGCGACGAACCGGCCGAGTATCTCTCCGGCGAGCACCCCTGCTTCGCGCGCGAGACGTTCGCCGGCGGGCGGATCGAGCTGGAGCTGGAGGAGGCCGGCGCCGTCGTGCCGGCGCCGCCGTTCGCGCCCGAGGAGGCGCTGCTCGCCACGCCGCAGGCGGTCGCGTGGCCGCACGCGCGCCGCGCCGACGGCGGCACGCTCGACGTCGGGCACGTGCCCGAGCACGCCGACGGCCGCCACGACCACGTCTGCCTGCGCCCCGCGGGCGAGACGGTGACGCTGACCGCGCCGCGCCACGGCCGCGCGCTGCGGCTGCGACGCGACGCGGCCGCTCACCCGCACCTGCTGCTGTGGCAGAACTTCCGCGCCTCGCCCGGCTACCCGTTCTGGAACGACGTCGACACGTTCGCGATCGAGCCATCGTCGAACCCCGGCCGCGCGGCTGCCGAGGCGCGCGCGGCGGGAGCGTTCCGGCGGCTGGCCCCAGGCGCGCGCGTGACCGAGGTCACGAGCCTCGCCTGGGGAGACGCCTGA
- a CDS encoding ABC transporter permease, with product MNLLQRNQPGGSPAAAVAGEAEAGAEAIAAPPAAPNRLRRALAISEAGVIAALAGLVLVFWLLEPAFLSSTNVRSMLTAVSFVGIIAIGQTLLLVAGEFDLSVGSVAGLSAIVSAWLMTKGNLPVPVGILGGLATGALVGLINGVLVVGVGIPAFIATLGMLYAARGFIYVITNGYPIYPLPRSVGEIGSAEVLFGLGWSFVLLVVLAVVADVVLRRTTVGRNLYATGGNREVARLVGISTGRVKIACFMVVGALSAVAGMLVLADGASGTPSIGTGWELTVIAGVVIGGVSLFGGVGTVAAGIVGMLLLQVVQSGLVVVGVNPNWQTVAVGLIMVLAVGVDIARRRVSLAGGTS from the coding sequence GTGAACCTGTTGCAGCGCAACCAGCCGGGCGGCTCACCCGCCGCGGCCGTCGCGGGGGAGGCGGAGGCCGGCGCCGAAGCGATCGCCGCCCCGCCCGCCGCACCGAACCGGCTGCGCCGCGCGCTCGCGATCAGCGAGGCCGGCGTGATCGCCGCGCTCGCCGGCCTCGTGCTGGTCTTCTGGCTGCTCGAGCCGGCCTTTCTGTCGAGCACCAACGTGCGCTCGATGCTGACCGCCGTCTCGTTCGTCGGGATCATCGCGATCGGGCAGACGCTGCTGCTCGTCGCGGGCGAGTTCGACCTCTCGGTCGGCTCCGTCGCCGGCCTCTCGGCGATCGTCAGCGCCTGGCTGATGACGAAGGGCAACCTGCCCGTCCCGGTCGGGATCCTCGGCGGCCTCGCGACCGGCGCGCTCGTCGGCCTGATCAACGGCGTGCTCGTCGTCGGCGTCGGGATCCCCGCGTTCATCGCGACGCTCGGGATGCTCTATGCCGCGAGAGGCTTCATCTACGTCATCACCAACGGCTACCCGATCTACCCGCTGCCGAGATCGGTCGGCGAGATCGGCAGCGCCGAGGTGCTGTTCGGCCTCGGCTGGAGCTTCGTCCTGCTCGTCGTGCTCGCCGTCGTCGCCGACGTCGTGCTGCGACGCACCACCGTCGGCCGCAACCTGTACGCGACCGGCGGCAACAGAGAGGTCGCGCGGCTGGTGGGCATCTCCACCGGGCGCGTCAAGATCGCCTGCTTCATGGTCGTCGGCGCGCTGTCGGCGGTCGCTGGCATGCTCGTGCTCGCCGACGGCGCCAGCGGGACGCCGTCGATCGGCACCGGCTGGGAGCTGACGGTGATCGCCGGCGTCGTGATCGGCGGCGTCAGCCTGTTCGGCGGCGTCGGCACGGTCGCGGCCGGGATCGTCGGGATGCTGCTGTTGCAGGTCGTGCAGAGCGGCCTCGTCGTCGTCGGGGTCAACCCCAACTGGCAGACCGTCGCGGTCGGGCTGATCATGGTCCTGGCCGTCGGCGTCGACATCGCACGGCGGCGCGTCTCGCTCGCCGGCGGCACCTCGTAG
- a CDS encoding GntR family transcriptional regulator, translated as MTPLAPRPEAFALGDGLALTGGSGQHATKLGRSIYSGRVAAVLREAIIDGTLHSGTPLVEARVADELAVSRGPVRSALHVLEGEGLVRTLPNGRTEVVGFAAEDLRDLFRVRFELEGTAIRWGAERAAPTAPLELALAAFEVEGATTPRLVELDIAFHRALVQRSGSRFLVEAWQAIAPVIQTVITIGNRRLAAADPATHFRRIVASHEPLIEAIRDARPDAAAALLHDQLELTASMFGDAQGEDR; from the coding sequence ATGACGCCGCTCGCTCCGCGCCCCGAGGCGTTCGCGCTCGGCGACGGGCTCGCGCTGACCGGCGGCAGCGGCCAGCACGCGACGAAGCTCGGCCGCTCGATCTACTCCGGCCGCGTCGCCGCCGTGCTGCGCGAGGCGATCATCGACGGCACGCTCCACTCGGGCACGCCGCTGGTCGAGGCGCGCGTCGCCGACGAGCTGGCGGTCAGCCGCGGGCCGGTCCGCAGCGCGCTGCACGTGCTGGAGGGCGAGGGCCTCGTGCGGACGCTGCCGAACGGGCGCACCGAGGTCGTCGGCTTTGCCGCCGAGGACCTGCGCGACCTCTTCCGCGTCCGCTTCGAGCTGGAGGGGACGGCGATCCGCTGGGGTGCCGAGCGCGCCGCGCCGACCGCGCCGCTGGAGCTGGCGCTCGCCGCCTTCGAGGTCGAGGGCGCGACGACGCCGAGGCTCGTCGAGCTCGACATCGCCTTCCACCGCGCGCTCGTGCAGCGCAGCGGGAGCCGCTTTCTCGTCGAGGCGTGGCAGGCGATCGCGCCGGTCATCCAGACCGTCATCACGATCGGCAACCGGCGACTCGCCGCGGCCGATCCGGCGACCCACTTCCGCCGCATCGTCGCCTCGCACGAGCCGCTGATCGAGGCGATCCGCGACGCCCGCCCGGATGCGGCCGCGGCGCTGCTGCACGACCAGCTCGAATTGACCGCGTCGATGTTCGGCGACGCGCAGGGAGAGGACCGATGA
- a CDS encoding sugar ABC transporter ATP-binding protein: protein MTHVLETDRLGKRFAGVPALSGVDFRLGAGEIHALVGHNGAGKSTLVKILTGVHAAGSYEGSFRIGGATATFSSPAAARAEGVAYVPQEIQVVEQLSVAENVYVGQTGLDTAPLVSFRELRRRAGELLDRLEIPIDPRSPVAALSATQRQLVMIARALATEPHVLILDEPTASLAGTETERLFAVLDRLRDAGTTMVFITHRIPEVMRMCDRATVLRDGRKVAEIEREQFSERAIVAAMVGREVDHLYPTRSGAHGEQEVLRLEHVSVPHPTRPRDVLRDVSFSARRGEIIGIAGVVGAGRTELLSALYGSLPHGGTISVEGRALKLRNPAAARRAGIAMLTEDRKGTGLLFNFALRENITAGNLSGLSRGGWVDRRGEQRAAAGFMQSLRIKAPSPGADVAHLSGGNQQKILLARVLMNAPRIMLLDEPTKGVDVETRQEIYRLILDLADRGVTLLVVSSEIAELVGLCDRCLVLADGAIVDEFRRGEGSEARVIEATTTATGAAA, encoded by the coding sequence ATGACCCACGTGCTCGAAACCGACAGGCTCGGCAAGCGCTTTGCCGGCGTGCCCGCCCTCAGCGGCGTCGACTTCCGCCTCGGTGCTGGCGAGATCCACGCGCTCGTCGGCCACAACGGCGCCGGCAAGTCGACGCTCGTCAAGATCCTCACCGGCGTCCACGCGGCCGGCTCCTACGAGGGGTCGTTCCGGATCGGCGGCGCGACGGCGACGTTCTCCTCGCCCGCCGCCGCCCGCGCTGAGGGCGTCGCGTACGTCCCGCAGGAGATCCAGGTCGTCGAGCAGTTGAGCGTCGCCGAGAACGTCTACGTCGGCCAGACCGGCCTCGACACCGCGCCGCTCGTCTCCTTCCGCGAGCTGCGCCGCCGCGCCGGCGAGCTGCTCGACCGGCTGGAGATCCCGATCGACCCGCGCAGTCCCGTCGCCGCGCTCAGCGCGACGCAGCGCCAGCTCGTGATGATCGCCCGTGCGCTCGCGACCGAGCCGCACGTGCTGATCCTCGACGAGCCGACCGCGTCGCTCGCCGGAACCGAGACCGAGCGGCTGTTCGCCGTGCTCGACCGCCTGCGCGACGCCGGCACGACGATGGTCTTCATCACGCACCGCATCCCCGAGGTGATGCGCATGTGCGACCGCGCGACCGTCCTGCGCGACGGCCGCAAGGTCGCCGAGATCGAGCGCGAGCAGTTCAGCGAGCGCGCGATCGTCGCGGCGATGGTCGGCCGCGAGGTCGATCACCTCTACCCGACGCGTTCCGGTGCGCACGGCGAGCAAGAGGTGCTGCGCCTGGAGCACGTCAGCGTGCCGCACCCGACCCGCCCGCGCGACGTCCTGCGCGACGTCAGCTTCAGCGCCCGCAGAGGCGAGATCATCGGGATCGCCGGCGTCGTCGGCGCCGGCCGCACCGAGCTGCTGTCCGCGCTCTACGGATCGCTCCCGCACGGCGGCACGATCAGCGTCGAGGGCAGAGCACTGAAGCTGCGCAACCCCGCCGCTGCGCGCCGCGCCGGCATCGCGATGCTGACCGAGGACCGCAAGGGCACCGGCCTGCTGTTCAACTTCGCGCTGCGCGAGAACATCACCGCTGGCAACCTCTCCGGCCTCTCGCGCGGCGGCTGGGTCGACCGCCGCGGCGAGCAGCGCGCCGCGGCCGGCTTCATGCAGTCGCTGCGGATCAAGGCGCCGTCGCCAGGAGCCGACGTCGCGCACCTCAGCGGCGGCAACCAGCAGAAGATCCTGCTCGCGCGCGTGCTGATGAACGCGCCGCGGATCATGCTGCTCGACGAGCCGACGAAGGGCGTCGACGTCGAGACGCGGCAGGAGATCTACCGCTTGATCCTCGACCTCGCCGACAGAGGCGTGACGCTGCTCGTCGTCTCCTCCGAGATCGCCGAGCTGGTCGGCCTCTGCGACCGCTGCCTGGTGCTCGCCGACGGCGCGATCGTCGACGAGTTCAGGCGCGGCGAGGGCAGCGAGGCGCGCGTGATCGAGGCGACCACGACCGCGACCGGAGCGGCCGCATGA
- a CDS encoding thiamine pyrophosphate-dependent dehydrogenase E1 component subunit alpha yields the protein MSADLYRTMRTIRRFEEQIVTLVNANEIAGVTHEYIGQEAVATGVCAALRDDDVITSTHRGHGHVIAKGADVARMMAELLGRTTGLNRARGGSMHIADVSLGIYGANGIVAAGAPIAAGAAWAGVQAGSDRVAVCFFGDGAVNQGVLHESMNMATIWRLPVLFVCENNGYAVSFAQAEATAGSLVARAAAYGMAAERVDGMDAEAVLAAAGAAVARARAGEGPSFLECETYRFVGHHTAEATMGLGYRSDEEIARWRERDPLAVLAARLDADAVAAIDAQVEELLRDALAFARESPRPEPSSARDYVYASGPAPREGVVA from the coding sequence ATGAGCGCGGACCTGTACCGCACGATGCGCACGATCCGCCGCTTCGAGGAGCAGATCGTGACGCTCGTCAACGCGAACGAGATCGCCGGCGTCACGCACGAGTACATCGGCCAGGAGGCGGTCGCGACCGGCGTCTGCGCGGCGCTGCGCGACGACGACGTGATCACCTCGACGCACCGCGGCCACGGCCACGTGATCGCGAAGGGCGCCGATGTCGCGCGGATGATGGCCGAGCTGCTCGGTCGCACCACCGGTCTCAACCGCGCGCGCGGCGGCTCGATGCACATCGCCGACGTCTCGCTCGGCATCTACGGCGCGAACGGGATCGTCGCGGCCGGTGCGCCGATCGCCGCCGGCGCGGCGTGGGCCGGCGTGCAAGCCGGGAGCGATCGCGTCGCGGTCTGCTTCTTCGGCGACGGCGCCGTCAACCAGGGCGTCCTACACGAGTCGATGAACATGGCCACAATCTGGCGGCTGCCCGTGCTGTTCGTCTGCGAGAACAACGGCTACGCCGTCTCGTTCGCGCAGGCGGAGGCGACCGCCGGCTCGCTCGTCGCGCGCGCCGCCGCGTACGGGATGGCAGCGGAGAGAGTCGACGGGATGGACGCGGAGGCGGTGCTGGCCGCGGCGGGCGCGGCGGTCGCGCGCGCCCGTGCCGGCGAGGGGCCGTCGTTCCTCGAATGCGAGACCTACCGCTTCGTCGGCCACCACACCGCCGAGGCGACGATGGGGCTGGGCTACCGCAGCGACGAGGAGATCGCGCGCTGGCGCGAACGTGACCCGCTCGCCGTGCTGGCGGCGCGGCTCGACGCCGATGCGGTCGCCGCGATCGACGCGCAGGTGGAGGAGCTGCTGCGCGACGCGCTCGCCTTCGCGCGCGAGAGCCCGCGCCCGGAGCCGTCGTCCGCGCGCGACTACGTCTATGCGAGTGGCCCCGCGCCGCGCGAGGGAGTGGTGGCCTGA
- a CDS encoding sugar ABC transporter substrate-binding protein: MNSPTTPSGRPLRLLALIALALAALTVAACGSSGDDDKSDTATSGGAAAETTAQADAGAGEDKGKLLWVQPMRNHPVHRIMQGGFLSECKRLGYECEIVGAEALDMPATAPLADAVLSKGGIKGIGVYAYDPSTYPFIGRWGRDYPIVSWHIPVREGDAPGLRAVTGTVPTDYAIESARAIAREIGCRGTVAVTEGSFNTVENLVARVFTETMGEECPDVEVLKPQEEGFDVPAAKAKAVSILQANPDTVAAFSTTGGGPVTWAGAAQQAGKRLTIIGMDYVRQNLDLVKEGKVFAVVGQPLFEEGAKTAELLDQLVAGESVAYDNPLPATIITRDQVARFEAMLDQADAATKDL, from the coding sequence ATGAATTCACCCACCACCCCGAGCGGGCGGCCTCTGCGGCTGCTCGCGCTCATCGCCCTGGCGCTCGCCGCGCTGACCGTCGCCGCCTGCGGATCGAGCGGCGACGACGACAAGAGCGACACCGCCACGAGCGGCGGCGCGGCCGCCGAGACGACGGCGCAAGCCGACGCCGGCGCCGGCGAGGACAAGGGCAAGCTGCTCTGGGTCCAGCCGATGCGCAACCACCCAGTCCACCGCATCATGCAGGGCGGCTTCCTGTCGGAGTGCAAGAGACTCGGCTACGAGTGCGAGATCGTCGGCGCCGAGGCGCTCGACATGCCGGCGACCGCGCCGCTCGCCGACGCCGTCCTGAGCAAGGGCGGGATCAAGGGCATCGGCGTCTACGCCTACGACCCGTCGACCTACCCGTTCATCGGCAGATGGGGCAGGGACTACCCGATCGTCTCGTGGCACATCCCGGTCAGAGAGGGCGACGCCCCGGGCCTCAGAGCCGTCACTGGCACCGTTCCGACCGACTACGCGATCGAGTCCGCCAGAGCGATCGCCAGAGAGATCGGCTGCAGAGGCACCGTCGCGGTCACCGAGGGCTCGTTCAACACGGTCGAGAACCTCGTCGCGAGAGTCTTCACCGAGACGATGGGCGAGGAGTGCCCTGACGTCGAGGTGCTGAAGCCGCAGGAGGAGGGCTTCGACGTCCCCGCCGCGAAGGCGAAGGCCGTCTCGATCCTGCAGGCCAACCCCGACACCGTCGCCGCCTTCTCGACGACCGGCGGAGGCCCCGTGACGTGGGCCGGCGCGGCCCAGCAGGCCGGCAAGAGACTGACGATCATCGGCATGGACTACGTCCGCCAGAACCTCGACCTCGTCAAGGAGGGGAAGGTCTTCGCGGTCGTCGGACAGCCGCTGTTCGAGGAGGGCGCGAAGACCGCCGAGCTGCTCGACCAGCTCGTCGCGGGCGAGTCGGTCGCCTACGACAACCCGCTCCCGGCCACGATCATCACGCGAGATCAGGTCGCGAGATTCGAGGCGATGCTCGACCAGGCCGACGCGGCCACGAAGGACCTCTAG
- a CDS encoding SDR family NAD(P)-dependent oxidoreductase yields the protein MTVETTPGTIGGGMPLLAGSSVILTGASGGIGRAIARMLVEAGARVALTDLHAGALERTAAELRDAAPGAALHAEAIDASDAAAFAALHDRAAAAIGPLDGLVNCAGLFEAAAYDTLDAAAWSRALTANLLTTAAGCQAVLPGMIARGGGAIVNVASTAGEYGSISPAAHYAAAKGGVIALTKSLAREAAPAQVRVNAVSPGPIETDGLLSATSEQKALIGQRTLLGRLGRPEEIAGACVFLLSPLSTFVTGHVLRANGGALL from the coding sequence ATGACCGTCGAGACGACGCCCGGCACGATCGGCGGCGGCATGCCGCTGCTCGCCGGCAGCAGCGTGATCCTGACCGGCGCCAGCGGCGGGATCGGCCGCGCGATCGCGCGGATGCTGGTCGAGGCCGGCGCGCGCGTCGCGCTGACCGACCTGCACGCCGGGGCGCTGGAGCGCACCGCCGCCGAGCTGCGCGACGCGGCGCCCGGCGCCGCGCTGCACGCGGAGGCGATCGACGCCTCCGACGCCGCGGCGTTCGCCGCGCTGCACGACCGCGCCGCCGCGGCGATCGGCCCGCTCGACGGGCTCGTCAACTGCGCCGGGCTGTTCGAGGCCGCCGCGTACGACACGCTCGACGCGGCTGCCTGGTCGCGCGCGCTGACCGCCAACCTGCTGACGACCGCGGCCGGCTGCCAGGCCGTCCTGCCGGGCATGATCGCGCGCGGCGGAGGCGCGATCGTCAACGTCGCCTCGACGGCCGGCGAGTACGGCTCGATCAGCCCGGCGGCGCACTACGCCGCCGCGAAGGGCGGGGTGATCGCGCTGACGAAGTCGCTCGCGCGCGAGGCCGCGCCGGCACAGGTGCGCGTCAACGCCGTCAGCCCCGGCCCGATCGAGACCGACGGCCTGCTGTCTGCGACCTCCGAGCAGAAGGCGCTGATCGGCCAGCGCACGCTGCTGGGCCGGCTCGGCCGCCCGGAGGAGATCGCCGGCGCATGCGTCTTCCTGCTCAGCCCCCTGTCCACCTTCGTCACCGGTCACGTCCTGCGCGCGAACGGCGGCGCGCTGCTGTGA
- a CDS encoding C-terminal binding protein: MPELLLLTDADRFPFDDGNRAAIAAAGRAVLELDGHDPARIAAAGDGGAAALFVYHATVDAALMDRLPQLRVIARCGSGYDKVDVEGAYARGIEVVYVPDYGVDDVADHTLALLLACARRVPSSDRAMRAGLWPPYADLGTMRRLRGATLGLLGFGRIARAAAERARGFGMQLLVHDPAVDADTLAAAGAARAHDLGDLLRRADALSIHLPLTPSTHRLVGAPELAAMKRGALLVNTSRGEIVDEDALAAALAGGHLAGAGLDVFEVEPLPQDSPLIGLESAVVTPHSAAFSEQALAELRGRALDDVLRVLAGDLPHDPVPAAR; this comes from the coding sequence ATGCCAGAGCTGCTGCTGCTGACCGACGCCGACCGCTTCCCGTTCGACGACGGCAACCGCGCGGCGATCGCCGCGGCCGGGCGCGCGGTGCTGGAGCTGGACGGCCACGATCCCGCGCGGATCGCCGCCGCCGGCGACGGCGGCGCCGCGGCGCTGTTCGTCTACCACGCGACGGTCGACGCCGCCCTGATGGACCGCCTGCCGCAGCTGCGCGTGATCGCCCGCTGCGGCAGCGGCTACGACAAGGTCGACGTCGAGGGCGCGTACGCGCGCGGCATCGAGGTCGTCTACGTGCCTGACTACGGCGTCGACGACGTCGCCGACCACACGCTCGCGCTGCTGCTCGCCTGCGCGCGTCGCGTGCCGTCGTCCGATCGCGCGATGCGCGCCGGGCTGTGGCCGCCGTACGCCGACCTCGGCACGATGCGCCGCCTGCGTGGCGCGACGCTCGGCCTGCTCGGCTTCGGGCGGATCGCGCGCGCCGCCGCCGAGCGTGCGCGCGGCTTCGGGATGCAGCTGCTCGTGCACGATCCCGCGGTCGACGCGGACACGCTCGCCGCCGCCGGCGCGGCCCGCGCGCACGACCTCGGCGACCTGCTGCGGCGCGCCGACGCGCTCTCGATCCATCTTCCCCTCACGCCCTCGACGCACCGGCTCGTCGGCGCGCCCGAGCTGGCGGCGATGAAGCGCGGCGCTCTGCTCGTCAACACGAGCCGCGGCGAGATCGTCGACGAGGACGCGCTCGCCGCGGCGCTCGCCGGCGGCCACCTCGCCGGGGCGGGCCTCGACGTCTTCGAGGTCGAGCCGCTTCCCCAAGACAGTCCCCTGATCGGATTGGAGTCTGCTGTGGTCACACCCCACTCGGCGGCGTTCTCCGAGCAGGCGCTCGCCGAGCTGCGCGGTCGCGCGCTCGACGACGTCCTGCGCGTGCTTGCCGGAGACCTGCCCCACGATCCCGTGCCGGCGGCGCGATGA